The Pectobacterium wasabiae CFBP 3304 DNA segment CAGCGGCGTGTGCGCGTTCACCTTTACCTTGTAGCAGCGACGCGAGAATGTCACGATTTTCTTCCGGCGTACCGCCTTGTAATGCCGACAGCGGATGCGCATCCAGACCGAAATCGCGGTGCGTCAGTTCGTAAGTTTCGATCTCGCCGTTATTTAACTCGGCAACCTGCGTCGGTGCATGAAGTGCCACTTCGTCCATCCCGCCGCCGTGTACGACAGCGGCACGCTGGTAGCCCAGCACCTTCAGCGTTTCGGCGATAGGGCGAACTAATTCGGGGCTATATACGCCAATCAGCGCCAGCGGTGGTCGTGCCGGGTTAACCAACGGTCCCAGCACGTTGAAGACGGTGCGCGTTTTGAGCTGCTGACGCACCGGCATGGCATGGCGGAAACCCAGATGATAGTGCGGAGCAAACAGGAAACACACGCCCAGATCGTCCAGAGCCTGACGTGAATCCTGCGCGCTCATATCCAACTTAATGCCGAAAGCGGAGAGCAAATCGGATGAGCCAGAACGGCTGGACACACTGCGGTTGCCGTGTTTGGCGATTTTCAGGCCACAACTGGCGGCAACGAAGGCACTGGCGGTTGAGATGTTGATGCTGTTCGTGCCGTCACCGCCCGTGCCAACGATATCGGCAAATAAATAGTCTGGGCGCGGAAACGGCTGCGCGTCGGCCAGTAATGCGGTGGCGGCACCGGCGATTTCATCGGGATGTTCGCCGCGTACTTTCATGCTAATCAACGCCGCTGCCAGTTGGCTAGCTTCCAGTTCACCGCGAATAATCGCGCCAAATAGCGCCTGACTTTCCTGACGGCTGATATTTTCCGCGCGGTATAATTTTTCCAATATGTTTTGCATGATAAATACATCCTGAGCAGTAGACGGTTCCCGTGTCTTAAAAGGCTGTTGCGTAGAAGACAGTTGCATAATCGTATCCCTCCTTAAGCCAGCGCCCAGTCCAGCGTTTGCTCCAGCAGTCGAGCGCCGTGCGTGGTCAGGATCGACTCCGGATGGAATTGAAAACCGCAAACGCGATCCGCGTCGTTACGCACCGCCATCACCATCGTGTTGAAGTGTGCGTTGACGGTTAGCGTAGAAGGAATGCTGCTGCCAACCAGCGAGTGGTAGCGGGCAACGGGTAGCGGGTGCGGTAAACCGCTAAACATGCCGTTGGCATCGTGGTCAATGGCAGATGCTTTGCCATGCAGGATCTCTCCTGCCTGACCGACATGGCCGCCGTAGGCTTCGACGATGGCCTGATGGCCGAGGCAAATGCCGATAATTGGCAACTGACCACGCAGGCGTTGCAGCAACTCCGGCATACAGCCCGCTTCGGCTGGGGTGCCAGGGCCGGGGGAGAGCATCAGAATCGGTTTTTCCATCTGCTGTAACCGCGCGATGATGATGTCGGCAGGCAGATGGTTACGGTAAATTACGACCTGGTGACCGCTGGAGCGCAGTTGATCCACCAGGTTGTAAGTGAATGAGTCGATATTATCGAGCAGCAGGATGTCGGCCATCAGAAGATCTCCTTTGCATGGTGCGCGCTGGCAATAGCGCGCAGCACGGCGCGGGCTTTATTGCGTGTTTCGTCGGCTTCGGCCTGCGGATTAGAATCCAGAACCACGCCCGCTCCCGCCTGAACGGTGGCAATACCGTCTTCAACATAGGCGGAGCGAATGACGATGCAGGTATCCAGATCGCCGTGGGCAGTGAAGTAGCCCACCGCGCCGCCGTAGCTACCGCGCCGGGTTTTCTCACTTTCGGCAATTAGCTGCATCGCCCGGACTTTCGGTGCGCCGCTCAGCGTGCCCATATTCATGCAGGCGCGGTAGGCGTGCAGGACATCCAAATCTTCACGCAGTGTGCCAACCACGCGGGAAACCAGGTGCATCACAAAGGAATAGCGGTCAACTTTGGTCAAGTCAGCAACGTAACGGCTACCCGGCTGACAGATACGTGCCAGATCGTTACGAGCTAAATCTACCAGCATCAGGTGCTCTGCCAATTCTTTATGGTCGGTACGCATTTCCAGCTCGATGCGGCTATCGAGATCGCGATCCAGTGAGCCATCAGCACGACGGCCGCGTGGACGGGTGCCAGCAATCGGATAGATTTCGATTTGGCGGCTGTCGGCATCGTATTTCAGCGAGCTTTCCGGCGAAGCACCGAACAGCGTGAAATCCTGATCTTGCATGTAAAACATGTAAGGGCTGGGATTGTTATCTTTCAGCGTTTGGTAAGCGGCCAGCGGTGAAGGACAGGGTAAAGAGAAACGGCGTGACGGCACGACCTGAAAAATTTCACCGATGCGGATAGCTTCCTGCATCTGACCGACGACTTCACCAAAGGCCTCATCACTCTGGTTGCAACTCAGCGTCATGTCTTCGATAGACTGACGCGGCAGCGCAGGAGCAGGCTGGGTGAGCTGAGATTGTAATTGCTCCAGACGCTGTTGTAGACGCTGCTTTTCACTCTGGCTTGGCGTAAACAGGCTGGCTTGCAGGGCGGTTACGCGTTTTTGGTGGTCAAGTACCAGTAAGGTTTCGGCTAGATAAAAGCAAAAGTCCGGGCAGCGCTGCTGTTGGCTCAGCGCCGGTAATTCTTCAAACCCCGCGACCAGATCGTAGGCGAACAAGCCGCCGAGGAACATGGCTTCACGCTCATCCGTCGGGCAGGCAACCAGCGTTAGAATCTGGCGTAAAGCGTCAAACACGGACAGCGAACGCAGGCGGGCATCTTCATCCTGCATAGCATCAGCTAGCGGGAAGGTGAGTTCACGACCGTTCGGAAGCGGCTGATTGAGAATTTCTGTAGGCAGCGCGGCATCCAGAAGCGGTAGCAGGTTGGCACCGTTTGCGGTTAATGCCTGAACGGAAACCTGTTGGCCTAGAGCGGTGATACGCAGTGCGCTATCAATGATCAACAGGCTTTTCAGGTTTTCCTTGCTATCGATTTCAGCGGACTCTAACAGCAACGTGGCAGGTCTGGCACCGCAGAGCTGATGGAAGATAGCGCTGGGGTCGTTGCGATAAACGGCCTCAGTACGTAGCAGTTCCAGTTTAGGTTGTGTTGTTTGCATTCTTGCTACCCGTTAAATGTTGTGCCCATCAAATAAAAAACCCGCTTAGTTAAGCGGGTCTGGGAATATCTGCATGTGTGATAACAGCGATGCGTGATTAGTCCACCCGCGATAGGGAAGCGCGCCACCAACCATGTTTCATCATTTTCTGCGTTGCCATTATCATCATCTCGCTGTTTGTGTACCGATCAATGTCTGCGCACTGAACTTGCGTACTAGTTAACTGGTTCGGCGATAAAATGTCAACACCTTCAATAGGATTATTTTATTACTCAGGTAAACGGCAGGCATTACCCTTTTCTTCCTATTAATGGCATCATGCGGCCTTCGCATGATTCTTGTTAATGGGTAGGCTTGTGCCAGAAGATTCTCAACCGATATCGTCATTTCCACTTTATGATTTGCATAGCCATACTACGGCGTCTGATGGCCTTTTAACGCCGACAGCGCTGGTCAGCCGGGCGGTAGATATGCGGGTGAGCGTGCTGGCCATTACCGACCACGACACGACGGCTGGGTTTGAAGAGGCACAGACTGCGATTGCACAGCAGGAGCTGCCACTAAGGTTAATTCCCGGCGTAGAGATCTCCACGCTGTGGGAAAATCATGAGATCCATATTGTCGGATTGGGGATGGATATTGCACATCCTGCGTTACGTGGGTTGCTGCAACAGCAGGCGGATAACCGGCAGAGTCGGGCGGAACAGATCGCCGCTCGGCTGGAAAAATCCCGCATTCCCGATGCGCTGACTGGTGCACGGCGTCTGGCGACGGGGGGGCAGATTACACGGGCGCATTTTGCGCGTTATCTGATCGAATTGGGCATCGCGACGAACATGAATCAAGTGTTCAAAAAATATCTGGCGAAAGGCAAAATCGGCTACGTGCCGCCGCAGTGGTGCACCATCCCACAAGCGATCGAGGCGATCCATCAATCTGGTGGTGTGTCGGTGTTAGCACATCCGGGGCGTTACGATCTGACGGCCAAATGGCTAAAGCGCCTGTTAGCCATGTTTGCAGAAAGCGGTGGGATCGCAATGGAAGTGGCACAATGCCAGCAGGCGCCGGATGAACGGACGCAACTGGGTCGTTATGCGCGTGATTTCAACCTGATGGCGTCGCAAGGATCGGATTTCCACCTGCCTTGTGCCTGGATTGAGCTGGGCCGTAAGCTGTGGTTACCCGCCGATGTCGAGCCAGTTTGGCATCACCCATTATTGGCAAATTAGCTGGATATTACCGCGTAATGGCATCGCTATCTCATGAAATAACAATCTTTTACCACCGACACGTTCTATAATAACCCTATTGCATTATGACGCGGTGTGGGATGAGCAACGCCGCGATATATCAGACGCACGAGGTAGGGTCATGAGTCAGTTTTTCTATATTCATCCGCAGAATCCGCAACCACGATTAATCAGCCAATCGGTGGAGTTTTTGCATAAAGGCGGGGTGATTGTTTATCCAACGGATTCCGGTTATGCGCTGGGCTGTATGTTGGGCGAAAAAAACGCGTTGGAACGCATCTGCCGGATTCGCGATCTGGGTAGCGATCATAACTTCACGCTGATGTGTCGCGATCTGTCCGAACTATCGACGTATGCCCATGTTGATAACTCGGCCTTCCGGTTGATTAAAAATAATACGCCGGGTAATTACACCTTTATTCTGAAAGCGACAAAAGAAGTGCCCCGTCGCTTAATGAATGAAAAACGCAAAACTATCGGCCTACGCGTGCCGTCTAACCCTATTGCACTGGATCTGCTGGCCGCGCTGAACGAACCGTTGATGTCGACAACGCTGATGCTGCCGGGAAATGATTTTGCCGAATCCGATCCAGAGGAAATTCAGGAAGAATTGGGAAAATTAGTGGATTTGATCATCCACGGCGGCTCCTTAGGTCAACAGCCGACGACGGTTATCGACTTGACCGAATCCGTGCCGCGCATTGTTCGTGAAGGCACTGGGGATGTTACGCCATTCTTATAAGCGCGGCGACGGCGGTAACAATGAGAATACAAATGGCGTGAAGATCGGTATAATCGCGCCAGCATTGAATATTAGACATGATTTTTACGTAACCTGCTGAATTTTATAGGCAGTTATGACTCCCCCCGACGCCTGGGAAGGCGACACTAGAGGTTGCTCAATGAGCGAAAAGTTACAAAAAGTTCTGGCGCGCGCCGGACATGGCTCACGCCGCGAAATTGAAGGTATCATTCAGGCTGGACGCGTCAGCGTTGACGGTAAAGTTGCCACTCTGGGCGATCGTGTTGAAGTGACGAAAGCCACCAAAATCCGTATTGATGGTCATGTGGTTACCGTTAAGGAAACCGAAGAAACTGTGTGTCGCGTTCTGGTGTATTACAAACCAGAAGGCGAGTTGTGTACCCGCAACGATCCTGATGGGCGTCCAACGGTGTTTGACCGTCTGCCGAAGATTCAGGGCTCCCGTTGGGTTGCGGTAGGGCGTCTGGATGTGAACACCTCCGGTCTGCTGCTATTTACGACTGACGGTGAATTGGCCAATCGCCTGATGCACCCTAGCCGTGAGGTTGAGCGCGAATATGCCGTGCGGGTCTTCGGTGAGGTTGACGACGAAAAGATCAAACAACTGAGTAAAGGCGTACAGTTGGAAGACGGTCCTGCCGCATTCCGCACTATCCGCTATCAGGGCGGTGAAGGTCTGAACCAGTGGTATAACGTCACGCTGACAGAAGGGCGTAACCGTGAAGTTCGTCGTCTGTGGGAAGCGGTTGGCGTGCAGGTTAGCCGCCTGATCCGCGTGCGCTACGGCGACATTACTTTGCCAAAAGGCATTCCACGCGGCGGCTGGGCAGAAATGCCGCTGGAACAACTGAACTATCTGCGTGAGTTAGTACAACTTCCGGCGGAAACCGTATCGAAGCTGCCGGTTGAGCGCGAGCGCCGTCGGGTGAAAGCGAACCAGATCCGCCGTGCGGTAAAACGTCACAGCCAGATCAACAGTGCTCCTGCACGTCGCACATCTCCAAAGCCGAAACGTAACGGCTAATTTTTTCGCCATACGCTTCACGGGCAGCCTTCGCTGCCTGCAATCGGCGGTTGAAGAAAGTAAAATATTAGGGAAACACGGGGATGGGGTTCCCGCGAGGGATGCCTCGCCCCGTGGTCGCCCGTGTATCTCGATCTTATCACGATATAACTACCAATAATCCCACTCTATGCCATGTAGTGTCTTCGTTGATCGCCAATGGCGGGTTTACCAGTCAATTCCTTGCTGTGCCTGAATCCCGTTATCAAACGCATGTTTTACCGGGCGCATTTCCGTCACGGTATCGGCCATTTCCAGTAAATCACGGTGGCAGCCCCGCCCAGTAATAATGACGGTCTGTCCAGCAGGACGCTGTTTTAAAGTAGTGACAACGTCACTTAAATCTAAATAATCGTAGCTAATCATATACGTCAGTTCATCTAATACGACGAGATCAAGTTGCGGATCGGCCAACATCCGTTTACCTGCCTGCCAGACGTTCTGCGCTGCTGCGGTATCCGTCTGGCGATTTTGCGTATCCCAGGTAAAACCGGTCGCCATCACCTGAAATTCCACGCCATGCTGTTGCAGCAGATTTTTTTCACCGTTTGGCCATTCACCTTTAATAAACTGAATCACGCCAGCTCGCAGTCCGTGGCCTATAGCCCGCGTGACGGTACCAAATGCTGCCGTCGTTTTCCCTTTTCCATTACCAGTGAAGACGATCAGGATACCGCGCGTTTTATTCGCAGCGGCGATGCGGGCATCGACTTTCTCTTTCAGGCGCTGTTGGCGTTGCTGGTGACGTTCATCGCTCATATTTGTGCTCTTCTCTCTTATTCGGCTGGACCGGCCTTTCTACCCGGTTGTGCATCGAAACTCATCCCCGTCTTGCGACGGCTGTCGTCACCCATCAGGTAGAGATACAGCGGCATGATATCTGTCGGCGTTTTCAGTTTCATTGGGTCTTCGTTAGGGAAAGCGGCTGCACGCATTCCCGTCCGCGTACCACCGGGATTAATACAGTTCACTCGCAGATTTTGTGAGCGATATTCTTCGGCCAGCACCTGCATCAAACCTTCTGTGGCGAACTTGGATACGGAATAGGCTCCCCAGTTGGCACGACCTTCGCGACCGACGCTGGAACTGGTGAAAACCAGAGAAGCGCAGGGCGATTTCAATAGCAGGGGGAGCAGCGCCTGCGTCAACATAAAGGTCGCGTTGACATTGACCTGCATAACTTGATGCCAGATCTCTGGCGTTTGCTGTACAACAGGGGCAACTTCCCCAAGCAATCCTGCGTTGTGGAGTACGCCATCCAGATGCGGTACAACCTGTGCCAGTTCATCCGCCAACTGAAAGCACTGTGCAGAGGATAAGGCCAACATATCGCAGACAACAACGTGTGCTGTCGTACTCTGCTCCTGTTCGATCTGCTGTTTAACCGCCTGAAGTTTACTTTCTGTCCGCCCCAATAAGATGACGTGAGCGCCGTAGCGGGCATAGGTCATTGCCGCTTCCCGGCCAATGCCATCTCCGGCACCAGTGACCAGAATGATGCGGTTTTGCAGTAAATCGATTTTAGGCTGGTAATGCACAATGAATTCCTCATGCCGCGGCGCGAAATAACCACGCTTCTAGATAGTAGACCTGCCATAGCATATCGGCGCGTGCGGTTCGGAACGTCAGGTGAAGGCGTATCCGGGCAGGATGAATGGGGGTGTTATGCCTCAAATACTGTACGTTTTCAATGAGACTGGCTCTATTTGTCCCTGTGCTGTTGTAAAAAGCGGCAATAGATAGAGAAACCGCAGGAATAACATCGCCATATTGTGTGCCATCAGTTAGGTTATAGGAAGGGAATGGCGCGTGACGTCAGCGCTATAGTTGGCTGGTAGGCCAATATTAATTAATGCTCAGTCAATGAGGACGGTGTTTGTGGAATTACTTTCTCTGTACGGTTTATTCCTGGCTAAGGTGTTCACCATCGTGGTGGCTATTGGTGCGTTGGTCGTTCTGGCATTCGGGATGACACAACGTAAACGCCAGCATAAAGGTGAGTTACAGGTCACGAATCTGGGTGAGCAATATCAAGAAATTCAGCGTGAAATGCAGACAGCCTGTATGAGCGACACTGAACGCAAGTTGTTATCTAAACAAGAAAAAAAGAAAGAAAAAGAAACCGCGAAGCAAGATAAACAGCGTGCCAAGCGTGGCGAAGAGAAAAGTGTAAAGCCGTGCCTATATGTTCTCGATTTCAATGGCAGTATGGATGCAGGCGAAGTCAGTTCGCTGCGTGAAGAGATCTCTGCCGTGCTCGCCGTGGCGAAACCGAAAGATGAAGTATTGCTGCGTCTGGAAAGCCCTGGCGGTGTGGTGCACGGTTATGGACTGGCAGCGTCGCAGTTACAGCGCCTGCGCCAAGGTGGTGTGCGGTTGACCGTCTCCGTAGATAAAGTCGCGGCCAGTGGGGGATACATGATGGCCTGCGTGGCCGATCGTATCGTCGCGGCTCCCTTTGCTATTGTGGGATCTATTGGCGTCGTGGCGCAAATTCCCAATTTCCACCGTTTGCTGAAAAACAAAGATATTGATGTTGAACTGCATACCGCGGGTGAATTTAAACGCACGTTGACGCTGTTTGGTGAGAATACCGAACAAGGCCGTGAAAAATTCCGCGAAGATCTGAACGTGACGCACACGCTGTTTAAAGACTTTGTGCAGCAAATGCGTCCATCGCTGGATATTGATTCAGTTGCAACCGGCGAGCACTGGTTTGGCACGCAGGCGAAAGATTTGGGATTGATCGATGCTATCGGCACCAGTGACGACCTGCTCATTGCTGAAATGGCGAATCATGAAGTATTAAGCGTGCGCTATACGCGTCGTAAACGTCTGCTGGATCGCCTGACGGGGAGCGCAGGTGATACCGTAGAACGTCTGATGCTACGCTGGTGGCAGCGTGGTGCGAAGCCCCTGCTGTAGTTAAACCTATCAATCCCCCCTAAATAATTCGAGTTGCAGGAAAGCCAACGTACATGCAGCTTGAAGTATGACGGGGAAATGCCCGCCGTTCGCGGGCATTTGCATTAATCGACCAAATAATATTTTTCGGATAAAACATGCGCAAGGTGTTTGAACATGTTAAATACCGCGGTACTTTTTAAGGTCGGAATTCCGTTTGCATCGAGAAAAAACTCACCGCGGAAAACCAATACGCCATTTTTTTGTTCTACGCTATCAGCGACCATGCCATGCAAATAATCATCGTGATGTTTAATGATGTCATTGGCTTCAACTAATAAGCTCTGGCGGCTAATCGGACGTTTTTCTTCGTTAACCTGATATTCAGGTGACATGATTGTTACTCCTGTGCGCCCCTTGAAAAAGGGGGGAATTACACGATATCAATAACGTTTGTTCCAAAACTGTATCGAGAGAGAGGGTACTGCGATACGGTTTTAGCGTAAAGAGCAGATTATGAGGCAAATGGGCTACATTTTAGAGGCTTACCTGCCGATATTCAGTTTGGCAGGAAGCGGATAAAACAGTGTCTCCATGCTAATTAGGTTGCGTGGCAGTATTTATCAGGTAGAGTGTGGGATTTTGCGCAGTCAGTAGAATCCGCTCTGAATGCCCCGAAAAATATCTGATTTTCAGAAGAATTCAGCAGGTAATAGTACATATGGGTAAAGCTCTCGTTATCGTCGAGTCCCCGGCAAAAGCCAAAACGATCAATAAGTATTTAGGCAATGACTACGTGGTGAAATCCAGCGTCGGTCATGTGCGCGATTTGCCGACAAGTGGCTCAGCCAGTAAAAAGAGCGCGGACTCAACGACTAAAGATAAAACGAAAAAGAAAGTCAAAAAGGATGAAAAATCTGCGCTCGTTAATCGTATGGGCGTCGATCCTTATCATGGTTGGAAAGCCAACTACGAAATACTGCCGGGTAAGGAGAAGGTTGTCTCCGAACTAAAAACGCTGGCGGAAAATGCCGACCATATCTATCTCGCAACCGACCTTGACCGCGAAGGGGAAGCCATTGCCTGGCACCTGCGGGAAATCATTGGTGGTGACGATCGGCGTTTCAGCCGCGTGGTGTTTAACGAAATCACGAAAAATGCCATTACACAGGCGTTCGAAAAACCAGACACGCTGAATATTGACCGGGTTAATGCACAGCAGGCGCGCCGATTTATGGATCGCGTGGTGGGTTACATGGTTTCCCCGCTGTTGTGGAAAAAAATTGCCCGTGGTTTGTCCGCTGGGCGCGTGCAGTCGGTCGCGGTACGGCTGATTGTCGATCGCGAGCGTGAAATCAAGGCGTTTGTGCCGGAAGAATATTGGGAACTGCATGCCGACTTGCTGGCAGGCAGTGATATTCAACTGCAAATGCAGGTAACGCACCACAACGGCAAACCGTTTAAACCCGTTAACAAAGATCAAACGCATGCGGCGGTCAGTCTGCTCGAAAACGCACGCTATGTTGTTGCTGATCGCGAAGATAAGCCGACCAGCAGCAAACCGGGTGCGCCGTTCATCACATCAACGCTGCAACAGGCTGCCAGTACGCGTCTTGGCTTTGGTGTGAAAAAGACCATGATGATGGCGCAGCGTCTGTACGAAGCGGGCTACATCACCTACATGCGTACCGATTCCACGAACCTCAGTCAGGATGCGTTGACGATGGTGCGTGGCTATATCGGCGAAGAATTCGGCAAGCGCTATCTGCCGGAGACGGCAACCGCCTACAGCAGTAAAGAAAATTCACAGGAAGCGCACGAAGCCATTCGACCTTCCGATGTTGGCGTGCTGGCTGACAGCCTGAAAGATATGGAAGCCGATGCGCAGAAACTGTATCAGTTGATCTGGCGTCAGTTCGTCGCCTGTCAAATGACGCCAGCGCAATACGATTCCACCACGTTAATCGTGGAAGCCGCAGATTATCAACTGCGCGCCAAAGGCCGCACGCTGCGTTTCGATGGCTGGACGAAGGTTATGCCAGCGCTGCGTAAAAATGATGAAGATCGCACGTTGCCGACTGTGGAGGTGGGTGAGGCGCTGTCATTACAGAAACTGCTGCCAGGGCAACACTTTACCAAACCACCGGCACGCTACAGCGATGCCTCTCTGGTTAAAGAGCTGGAAAAACGCGGTATTGGTCGTCCTTCTACCTACGCTTCAATTATTTCAACCATTCAGGATCGCGGCTATGTACGGGCGGAAAACCGCCGTTTCTATGCTGAAAAAATGGGTGAAATCGTTACCGATCGGCTGGAAGAAAACTTCCGTGAATTGATGAATTACGATTTCACCGCGCGGATGGAAAGCCGTCTCGATCAGGTTGCTAACAATCAGGCGGAATGGAAAGCCGTACTGGATGAATTTTTCACCGAATTTAGCCAGCAGTTGGAAAAGGCAGAACAGGATCCTGAAGAAGGCGGCATGCGTCCCAATGCAATGGTGTTGACCAGCATTGACTGCCCGACCTGCTCTCGTCAAATGGGTATTCGTACTGCCAGTACCGGGGTGTTTCTGGGCTGTTCCGGCTATGCACTGTCGCCGAAAGAGCGCTGTAAAACCACGATCAACTTGATCCCGGAAGCCGAAGTGCTGAATGTGTTAGAAGGTGATGACGCCGAAACTAACGCGCTGCGTGCTCGCCGCCGCTGTGAAAAATGTGGTACGGCGATGGACAGCTATCTGATTGATAACCAGCGTAAACTTCACGTTTGCGGGAATAACCCAGCCTGCGACGGATATGAGATCGAAGCTGGCGAGTTCCGCATCAAGGGCTATGATGGGCCGATTGTTGAGTGCGAAAAATGTGGCTCCGAAATGCACCTCAAAATGGGGCGTTTTGGTAAATACATGGCCTGTACCGGCGAAACGTGCAGCAACACGCGTAAGATCCTGCGTAATGGCGATGTTGCACCACCGAAAGAAGATCCGGTGCCGTTGCCTGAACTGAGCTGCGAGAAGTCCGATGCGTATTTCGTGTTACGTGACGGCGCTGCGGGGGTATTCCTTGCGGCCAATACATTCCCGAAATCTCGCGAAACACGGGCTCCGCTGGTAGAAGAATTGGATCGATTCAAAGATCGTTTGCCAGAGAAACTGCGTTATTTGGCTGATGCTCCGGTGGTCGATAAAGACGGTAATAAAACGCAGGTGCGTTTCAGTCGTAAAACCAAACAGCAATATGTCTCGTCGGAAAAGGAAGGCAAGGCAACAGGCTGGTCAGCGTTTTATATTGACGGAAAATGGGTTGAAGGGAAGAAGTAACCTCTTTCTGTCACCTTAGGCACTGCTGTGTTTGTGCGTTAAAAATAGCTAAATCGAGCCAGCCGTGAGGCTGGTTTTTTTTATCGTAAAAAATATCCTGATAAAACAATCGTATGAGGATAGTCTTGCGGTAGCATAAGGATTGTTGATCCGTGATAGAGAATCATGCGGTTTACCTCGGTGATAATCGCACGCGCTGCGTTCTTTATCACTGCAGTCATGCAAAAATGGTTATATAAAAATAATTTTTATGATTAAATGACATTAATTGATGGAAATATACGCCAGATGATTAAGGCGTAATCAAGGTCAATAAAACGGAACGTCGTTAGAACGTCGTGAGATGCTACACGCACACTTCAATTGGGAA contains these protein-coding regions:
- a CDS encoding anthranilate synthase component 1 → MQTTQPKLELLRTEAVYRNDPSAIFHQLCGARPATLLLESAEIDSKENLKSLLIIDSALRITALGQQVSVQALTANGANLLPLLDAALPTEILNQPLPNGRELTFPLADAMQDEDARLRSLSVFDALRQILTLVACPTDEREAMFLGGLFAYDLVAGFEELPALSQQQRCPDFCFYLAETLLVLDHQKRVTALQASLFTPSQSEKQRLQQRLEQLQSQLTQPAPALPRQSIEDMTLSCNQSDEAFGEVVGQMQEAIRIGEIFQVVPSRRFSLPCPSPLAAYQTLKDNNPSPYMFYMQDQDFTLFGASPESSLKYDADSRQIEIYPIAGTRPRGRRADGSLDRDLDSRIELEMRTDHKELAEHLMLVDLARNDLARICQPGSRYVADLTKVDRYSFVMHLVSRVVGTLREDLDVLHAYRACMNMGTLSGAPKVRAMQLIAESEKTRRGSYGGAVGYFTAHGDLDTCIVIRSAYVEDGIATVQAGAGVVLDSNPQAEADETRNKARAVLRAIASAHHAKEIF
- the rnm gene encoding RNase RNM, with product MGRLVPEDSQPISSFPLYDLHSHTTASDGLLTPTALVSRAVDMRVSVLAITDHDTTAGFEEAQTAIAQQELPLRLIPGVEISTLWENHEIHIVGLGMDIAHPALRGLLQQQADNRQSRAEQIAARLEKSRIPDALTGARRLATGGQITRAHFARYLIELGIATNMNQVFKKYLAKGKIGYVPPQWCTIPQAIEAIHQSGGVSVLAHPGRYDLTAKWLKRLLAMFAESGGIAMEVAQCQQAPDERTQLGRYARDFNLMASQGSDFHLPCAWIELGRKLWLPADVEPVWHHPLLAN
- a CDS encoding L-threonylcarbamoyladenylate synthase, whose translation is MSQFFYIHPQNPQPRLISQSVEFLHKGGVIVYPTDSGYALGCMLGEKNALERICRIRDLGSDHNFTLMCRDLSELSTYAHVDNSAFRLIKNNTPGNYTFILKATKEVPRRLMNEKRKTIGLRVPSNPIALDLLAALNEPLMSTTLMLPGNDFAESDPEEIQEELGKLVDLIIHGGSLGQQPTTVIDLTESVPRIVREGTGDVTPFL
- the rluB gene encoding 23S rRNA pseudouridine(2605) synthase RluB; the encoded protein is MSEKLQKVLARAGHGSRREIEGIIQAGRVSVDGKVATLGDRVEVTKATKIRIDGHVVTVKETEETVCRVLVYYKPEGELCTRNDPDGRPTVFDRLPKIQGSRWVAVGRLDVNTSGLLLFTTDGELANRLMHPSREVEREYAVRVFGEVDDEKIKQLSKGVQLEDGPAAFRTIRYQGGEGLNQWYNVTLTEGRNREVRRLWEAVGVQVSRLIRVRYGDITLPKGIPRGGWAEMPLEQLNYLRELVQLPAETVSKLPVERERRRVKANQIRRAVKRHSQINSAPARRTSPKPKRNG
- the cobO gene encoding cob(I)yrinic acid a,c-diamide adenosyltransferase; the protein is MSDERHQQRQQRLKEKVDARIAAANKTRGILIVFTGNGKGKTTAAFGTVTRAIGHGLRAGVIQFIKGEWPNGEKNLLQQHGVEFQVMATGFTWDTQNRQTDTAAAQNVWQAGKRMLADPQLDLVVLDELTYMISYDYLDLSDVVTTLKQRPAGQTVIITGRGCHRDLLEMADTVTEMRPVKHAFDNGIQAQQGIDW
- a CDS encoding YciK family oxidoreductase; its protein translation is MHYQPKIDLLQNRIILVTGAGDGIGREAAMTYARYGAHVILLGRTESKLQAVKQQIEQEQSTTAHVVVCDMLALSSAQCFQLADELAQVVPHLDGVLHNAGLLGEVAPVVQQTPEIWHQVMQVNVNATFMLTQALLPLLLKSPCASLVFTSSSVGREGRANWGAYSVSKFATEGLMQVLAEEYRSQNLRVNCINPGGTRTGMRAAAFPNEDPMKLKTPTDIMPLYLYLMGDDSRRKTGMSFDAQPGRKAGPAE
- the sohB gene encoding protease SohB, translating into MELLSLYGLFLAKVFTIVVAIGALVVLAFGMTQRKRQHKGELQVTNLGEQYQEIQREMQTACMSDTERKLLSKQEKKKEKETAKQDKQRAKRGEEKSVKPCLYVLDFNGSMDAGEVSSLREEISAVLAVAKPKDEVLLRLESPGGVVHGYGLAASQLQRLRQGGVRLTVSVDKVAASGGYMMACVADRIVAAPFAIVGSIGVVAQIPNFHRLLKNKDIDVELHTAGEFKRTLTLFGENTEQGREKFREDLNVTHTLFKDFVQQMRPSLDIDSVATGEHWFGTQAKDLGLIDAIGTSDDLLIAEMANHEVLSVRYTRRKRLLDRLTGSAGDTVERLMLRWWQRGAKPLL
- a CDS encoding YciN family protein — encoded protein: MSPEYQVNEEKRPISRQSLLVEANDIIKHHDDYLHGMVADSVEQKNGVLVFRGEFFLDANGIPTLKSTAVFNMFKHLAHVLSEKYYLVD